Proteins from a genomic interval of Bradyrhizobium sp. CCBAU 53340:
- a CDS encoding potassium transporter Kup, which produces MTSDVAVPAPETAAANGHGDAHTTAGFGALTLGSIGVVYGDIGTSPLYAFREAVMAASGAEGAPTTAAILGVVSLILWALIVVVTLKYVVILLRADNNGEGGTLALMALAQRAVGTGGATIVLLGIISGALFYGDAVITPALSVLSAIEGMKDVTLTFEPYIVPLTIVILVVLFAVQSRGTARVAAFFGPIMCVWFAVLAVVAIHPIIRQPQVLLALNPLYAVSFMLHHGIIGFVTLGAVFLAVTGAEALYADLGHFGKRPIQTAWLFIVLPSLALNYLGQGALVLGEPGAIESPFFQLFPQGWARGGMVVLATAATVIASQAVITGAYSLTRQAIQLGLLPRFEIRHTSEAHSGQIFIPRINQLLLVAVVLLVLLFRSSSALASAYGISVTGTMVVTAMMGFVVIWKVWRWSPFAAGALIAPFLFLDLTFLAANLLKVFEGGWVPLALGALMIIMMYTWRRGSRLLFEKSRKLEFPLADLVAMLEKRPPQRVPGTAVFLTSDPLSAPTALMHSLKHYKVLHEKNVILTIETAQTPRIDPAERVKLEAISPTFSKVTLKFGFMESPNVPKALAIARKLGWQFDIMSTSFFLSRRALKPAAHSGMPRWQDRLFISLSRSANDATDYFQIPSGRVVEVGTQVTI; this is translated from the coding sequence ATGACAAGCGACGTAGCAGTTCCCGCCCCGGAAACGGCGGCGGCAAATGGGCATGGCGACGCCCACACCACGGCCGGTTTCGGTGCGCTGACGCTCGGCAGCATTGGCGTGGTCTATGGCGATATCGGCACCAGCCCGCTCTATGCGTTCCGCGAGGCGGTGATGGCGGCCTCGGGGGCCGAAGGCGCTCCGACGACGGCGGCCATCCTCGGCGTGGTCTCCCTGATCCTGTGGGCGCTCATCGTGGTGGTGACGCTCAAATACGTCGTGATCCTGCTGCGCGCAGACAATAACGGCGAGGGCGGCACGCTGGCCCTGATGGCGCTGGCCCAGCGCGCGGTCGGCACCGGCGGGGCGACCATCGTCCTGCTCGGCATCATCTCCGGCGCCCTGTTTTATGGCGACGCCGTGATCACCCCGGCGCTCTCGGTGTTGTCGGCAATCGAAGGTATGAAAGACGTCACGCTGACGTTCGAACCTTACATCGTGCCGCTGACGATCGTGATTCTGGTCGTCCTGTTCGCCGTCCAGTCCCGCGGCACCGCCCGGGTTGCTGCCTTCTTCGGCCCGATCATGTGCGTCTGGTTCGCCGTGCTGGCGGTGGTGGCAATCCATCCGATCATCCGGCAGCCGCAGGTGCTGCTCGCGCTGAATCCGCTCTATGCCGTGTCGTTCATGCTTCATCACGGCATCATCGGCTTCGTGACGCTGGGTGCGGTGTTCCTGGCGGTCACCGGCGCCGAGGCGCTCTACGCCGACCTCGGCCATTTCGGCAAGCGGCCGATCCAGACCGCGTGGCTGTTCATCGTGCTGCCCTCGCTGGCGCTGAACTATCTGGGGCAGGGTGCGCTCGTGCTCGGCGAGCCCGGCGCGATCGAGAGCCCGTTCTTCCAGCTGTTTCCGCAAGGCTGGGCCCGCGGCGGCATGGTCGTGCTTGCGACCGCCGCGACCGTGATCGCCAGCCAGGCCGTCATCACCGGCGCTTATTCGCTGACGCGCCAGGCGATCCAGCTCGGGCTGCTGCCGCGCTTCGAAATTCGCCATACGTCGGAAGCCCATTCCGGCCAGATCTTCATCCCGCGCATCAACCAGCTTCTGCTGGTCGCGGTGGTGCTGCTGGTGCTGCTGTTCCGCTCCTCCAGCGCGCTGGCCTCGGCCTACGGCATCTCGGTCACCGGCACCATGGTGGTCACGGCGATGATGGGCTTCGTCGTGATCTGGAAGGTGTGGCGGTGGTCGCCGTTCGCCGCGGGCGCCCTGATCGCGCCGTTCCTGTTCCTGGACCTGACGTTCCTCGCCGCCAATTTGCTCAAGGTGTTCGAGGGCGGCTGGGTGCCGCTGGCGCTCGGCGCGCTCATGATCATCATGATGTACACGTGGCGGCGCGGCAGCCGGCTCCTGTTCGAGAAGTCGCGCAAGCTCGAATTCCCGCTGGCCGACCTCGTGGCGATGCTGGAGAAGCGGCCCCCGCAGCGGGTGCCTGGAACTGCCGTGTTCCTGACCTCGGACCCGCTCAGCGCGCCGACCGCGCTGATGCATAGTCTCAAGCACTATAAAGTGCTGCACGAGAAGAATGTCATTCTCACCATCGAGACCGCGCAGACCCCGCGGATCGATCCGGCCGAGCGCGTGAAGCTGGAAGCGATCAGCCCGACCTTCTCCAAGGTGACGCTGAAATTCGGCTTCATGGAATCGCCCAACGTGCCGAAGGCGCTCGCCATCGCCCGCAAGCTCGGCTGGCAGTTCGACATCATGTCGACCTCGTTCTTCCTGTCGCGCAGGGCGCTCAAGCCCGCCGCCCATTCCGGCATGCCGCGCTGGCAGGACAGGCTGTTCATCTCGCTCAGCCGCTCCGCCAACGACGCCACTGACTATTTCCAGATCCCTTCGGGGCGCGTGGTCGAGGTCGGGACGCAAGTGACGATCTAA
- a CDS encoding potassium transporter Kup: MTASITSAETQEGPVTSGFWSLTLGSIGVVFGDIGTSPLYAFHEAVRGAAHGEPVTRIMVLGVLSLILWALLIVVTAKYVLLLLRADNNGEGGTLSLMALGQRALGRRSWFLLALGVVGASMFIGDSMITPAISVLSAVDGLKLATPAFEHYVVPLTVLILVLLFAVQSKGTALVASAFGPVMVIWFGCLAVLGVIHIADDPSVLAAINPYYALQFLLSHGTIGLVTLGAVFLAVTGGEALYADLGHFGRKPIQSAWMFFVLPSLLINYFGQGALVLSDPGAIEHSFYRMVPEHLVLPLVGLATAATVIASQAVITGAYSLVYQAVQLGLLPRFEVRYTSETHAGQIYLPRVNRLLLIGVMLLVLLFHTPSNLASAYGIAVSTTMVADGIMGFVVIWKLWNWKAATAAVVILPFVMVDMTFFSANLLKLLEGAWVPLLFGAAMAATIWTWRRGSGILIQKTRRIEVPLDDLIRSLEKRPPHIVKGTAVFLTSDPAFVPTALLHNLKHNKVLHEHNVILTIETAHTPRVDLSERFRMEKISDKFSKVRLRFGFMEQPNVPRALAIARKQGWQFDIMSTSFFVSRRALKASAQSGMPLWQDHLFIALSRSANDATDYFQIPTGRVVEVGTQVTI, from the coding sequence ATGACGGCGAGCATCACATCGGCTGAGACCCAGGAGGGGCCGGTCACCTCGGGCTTTTGGTCTCTCACGCTTGGGAGCATCGGTGTCGTGTTTGGCGACATCGGGACCTCGCCGCTCTACGCATTCCACGAGGCCGTCAGGGGCGCGGCCCATGGAGAGCCGGTCACGCGGATCATGGTGCTCGGCGTGCTGTCGCTGATCCTGTGGGCGCTGCTGATCGTCGTCACCGCCAAATACGTCCTGTTGCTGTTGCGCGCCGACAACAACGGGGAGGGCGGCACGCTCTCGCTGATGGCGCTCGGCCAGCGCGCATTGGGCCGACGAAGCTGGTTCCTGCTCGCGCTCGGCGTGGTCGGCGCGTCGATGTTCATCGGCGATTCCATGATCACGCCGGCGATCTCGGTGTTGTCGGCCGTCGACGGCCTCAAGCTCGCGACGCCGGCGTTCGAGCATTATGTCGTGCCGTTGACGGTGCTGATCCTGGTGCTGTTGTTCGCGGTCCAGAGCAAGGGCACCGCGCTGGTGGCCTCGGCCTTCGGTCCGGTGATGGTGATCTGGTTCGGTTGTCTGGCGGTGCTGGGCGTCATTCACATCGCCGATGACCCGTCCGTGCTGGCCGCGATCAATCCCTATTACGCGCTGCAATTCCTGCTGTCGCACGGCACGATCGGCCTGGTGACGCTCGGCGCCGTCTTCCTCGCCGTCACCGGCGGCGAGGCGCTCTATGCCGATCTCGGCCATTTCGGCCGCAAGCCGATCCAGTCGGCCTGGATGTTCTTCGTGCTGCCATCGCTGCTAATCAATTATTTCGGGCAGGGCGCGCTGGTGCTGTCCGATCCAGGCGCGATCGAGCACTCCTTCTATCGCATGGTGCCCGAGCATCTGGTGCTGCCGCTGGTCGGGCTTGCCACTGCCGCCACCGTGATCGCCAGCCAGGCGGTGATCACGGGTGCCTATTCGCTGGTCTATCAGGCGGTGCAGCTCGGTCTCTTGCCGCGCTTCGAGGTGCGCTACACCTCCGAGACCCACGCCGGCCAGATCTATCTTCCGCGCGTCAACCGGTTGCTCCTGATCGGCGTGATGCTGCTGGTGCTGCTGTTCCACACGCCCAGTAACCTGGCCTCGGCCTATGGCATCGCAGTCTCCACCACCATGGTTGCCGACGGCATCATGGGTTTTGTGGTGATCTGGAAACTGTGGAATTGGAAGGCCGCGACCGCGGCGGTCGTGATCCTGCCCTTCGTCATGGTCGACATGACGTTCTTCAGCGCCAATTTGCTGAAGCTGCTCGAAGGCGCCTGGGTGCCATTGCTGTTTGGCGCGGCCATGGCGGCGACGATCTGGACGTGGCGGCGCGGCTCGGGAATCCTGATCCAGAAAACGCGCCGGATCGAGGTGCCGCTGGACGATCTGATCCGCAGTCTGGAGAAGCGTCCGCCTCATATCGTCAAGGGTACGGCGGTGTTCCTGACCAGCGATCCTGCCTTTGTGCCAACCGCGCTATTGCACAATCTCAAGCACAACAAGGTGCTGCATGAGCACAATGTGATCCTGACGATCGAGACTGCGCATACACCGCGGGTCGATCTGTCCGAGCGTTTCCGTATGGAGAAGATCAGCGACAAATTCTCCAAGGTCCGGCTGCGCTTCGGCTTCATGGAGCAGCCGAACGTGCCCAGAGCGCTTGCGATCGCGCGCAAGCAGGGCTGGCAGTTCGACATCATGTCGACGTCGTTCTTCGTGTCCCGGCGCGCGCTGAAGGCTTCGGCGCAGTCGGGGATGCCGCTTTGGCAGGATCACCTGTTCATCGCGCTGAGCCGCTCGGCCAACGATGCCACCGACTATTTCCAGATTCCGACCGGCCGGGTGGTTGAAGTCGGCACACAAGTCACCATTTGA
- a CDS encoding flagellar motor protein MotB, producing the protein MAKKKRGDAHGGGHGWFVTFADLMGLMMSFFVMLVAFSTQDANKLKVVAGSMRDAFGVQSEARYAGIVESDGLPTRPRLKNVDHIEPEDASNTPTPDQEDRDRTSGAKLKIDRNFALAAASLRQALQDMPELTEMSKHIMFEETKQGLNLEIVDQDGRSMFADGSKVPYDRTRRLIEKLAVPLKATPLRVSITGHTAAGFVPTRSDYGAFDLSADRANAVRQILEREGLPPSHVFSVSGKADTQPLFPDDPSLAANRRVTITLMREDPPLPPNLKP; encoded by the coding sequence ATGGCCAAGAAGAAGCGCGGCGATGCACATGGAGGTGGTCACGGCTGGTTCGTGACCTTCGCCGATTTGATGGGGCTGATGATGAGCTTCTTCGTGATGCTCGTCGCGTTCTCGACCCAGGACGCCAACAAGCTGAAGGTCGTCGCCGGCTCCATGCGCGACGCTTTCGGCGTCCAGAGCGAAGCGCGATACGCCGGCATCGTCGAGTCCGACGGCCTGCCGACCCGGCCGCGGCTGAAGAACGTCGACCATATCGAGCCCGAGGATGCCTCCAACACGCCGACGCCGGACCAGGAGGATCGCGACCGCACCTCGGGCGCGAAGCTGAAGATCGATCGCAACTTTGCCCTCGCTGCGGCTTCGCTGCGCCAAGCGTTGCAGGACATGCCAGAACTGACCGAGATGTCCAAGCACATCATGTTCGAGGAGACCAAGCAGGGGCTCAATCTCGAGATCGTCGACCAGGACGGCCGCTCGATGTTCGCGGACGGCTCCAAGGTGCCCTACGACCGCACCCGCCGCCTGATCGAGAAGCTCGCGGTCCCGCTCAAGGCAACCCCCTTGCGGGTCTCCATCACCGGCCACACTGCGGCCGGCTTCGTGCCGACCCGGAGCGATTACGGCGCCTTCGATCTCTCGGCTGACCGCGCCAACGCGGTACGCCAGATCCTCGAGCGCGAGGGCCTGCCGCCGTCACATGTCTTTTCCGTTTCCGGCAAGGCGGATACCCAGCCGCTGTTCCCGGACGATCCGTCGCTCGCCGCGAACCGCCGCGTGACCATCACGCTGATGCGCGAAGATCCGCCGCTGCCGCCGAACTTGAAGCCCTAG
- a CDS encoding motility protein A, translating to MDIMTGVGLTAGTIVIVTMVLMGGDLHMFVSEHAVIIIFGGSISATMIRFPLSALLHGLPLGAKFAFTMSRLSAHDLVDELARIAEIARKQGPVGLEKVETDEPFLAKGIRYVADGYDLDFIRDNLERDRDNFLMHLDEGSKIYRAIGDCAPAFGMIGTLIGMVQMFANMTDPSKLGPFMATALLATLYGALVANLFCLPIADKLHGKLLDEETNRTLIIDGILMIRDSKSPTLVREMLLAYLPEKHRNAEGEPVPA from the coding sequence ATGGATATCATGACGGGTGTCGGTCTCACGGCGGGCACCATCGTCATCGTGACGATGGTCCTCATGGGCGGCGACCTGCACATGTTCGTCTCCGAACATGCTGTGATCATCATCTTCGGCGGCTCGATCTCGGCCACCATGATCCGCTTTCCCCTCAGCGCGCTGCTGCATGGCCTGCCGCTCGGCGCCAAATTCGCTTTCACCATGAGCCGCCTGTCGGCCCACGACCTCGTCGACGAGCTCGCCCGCATCGCCGAGATCGCCCGCAAGCAGGGCCCGGTGGGCCTGGAAAAGGTCGAGACCGACGAACCATTCCTTGCCAAGGGAATCCGCTACGTCGCCGACGGCTACGACCTCGACTTCATCCGCGACAATCTCGAGCGCGACCGCGACAACTTCCTGATGCACCTCGACGAGGGCAGCAAGATCTACCGCGCCATCGGCGACTGCGCCCCGGCCTTCGGCATGATCGGCACCCTGATCGGCATGGTGCAGATGTTCGCCAACATGACCGACCCCTCCAAGCTCGGTCCGTTCATGGCGACCGCGCTGCTCGCCACGCTCTACGGCGCGCTGGTGGCCAACCTGTTCTGTCTGCCGATCGCCGACAAGCTGCACGGCAAGCTGCTCGATGAAGAGACCAACCGCACGCTGATCATCGACGGCATCCTCATGATCCGCGACTCCAAGAGCCCGACGCTGGTGCGTGAGATGTTGCTGGCTTACCTGCCGGAGAAGCATCGTAACGCCGAAGGCGAGCCGGTGCCGGCTTGA